Proteins encoded by one window of Bactrocera oleae isolate idBacOlea1 chromosome 4, idBacOlea1, whole genome shotgun sequence:
- the fidipidine gene encoding coiled-coil domain-containing protein 93 isoform X2, whose product MASNRDIFSKHLPNVKLATRIDAEGREVQVERREDVDATAKEQETFDMLVAAGYYRARIKGLSPFDKVVGGMTWCIECCDYDVDVDLLFHENLTIGQKIVLVEKIVSVLPQMKCPFQIEPHQIQGLEFLSIHPVIQWLVKKSVENRAERAQRLKKFAIGQFHNHYQYKTDKEQLAKIRNASAHIKRIQELYNPVRAYQRKDAGNEDEKTRVRMTLLEYGCATAASTSNENRAGATDEHITCSPTHRLDASERNAMHRHYTELQQEMETDAKQLSEHSQIKMLEASKVALERKVQSNLKENEEIEAELQKQKQQLQQYVEQKQQLEAEIEQYKAIEAKADPELVTKVHDMLKQHDQLKKEEAEFKEFCRQDLANLQKEIDELEAFNAQTPEEQEAAISKEKAQIQELKLQIAKKNRSIVVMQRRLDAIPDRTELTQYQRRFHELHNEMSAKHIETKQYYTLFNTLNDKKRYLEKELSLLNSICEAYNEGMTSVQGREEFIKQFEAIVTGVKQTEQKVRQKYNEECARRDALNAELQSLLELQRQYAAAVKQLTKECQRCEQLQQHLKSIRQK is encoded by the exons ATGGCGTCCAATCGTGATATATTCTCGAAACATTTGCCAAACGTGAAATTGGCCACACGTATTGATGCCGAAGGACGTGAAGTTCAG GTGGAGAGACGAGAAGATGTAGACGCTACAGCGAAGGAGCAAGAAACCTTTGATATGCTGGTGGCGGCTGGCTATTATCGGGCACGTATCAAAGGCTTATCGCCCTTTGATAAAGTGGTCGGTGGTATGACTTGGTGCATCGAATGCTGTGATTACGATGTTGATGTGGATTTATTGTTCCACGAAAACTTAACGATAGGCCAAAAAAT CGTACTCGTTGAAAAAATAGTGTCTGTCTTGCCACAAATGAAGTGTCCTTTTCAGATAGAACCACATCAAATACAAGGACTCGAATTTCTTAGCATACATCCGGTTATACAATGGCTGGTTAAAAAATCA GTTGAAAATCGTGCCGAGCGTGCACAACGACTGAAAAAGTTTGCCATCGGGCAATTCCACAATCACTACCAATATAAAACGGATAAAGAGCAGCTAGCGAAGATACGAAATGCTTCAGCGCATATTAAGCGTATTCAA GAACTTTATAACCCTGTACGGGCGTATCAACGCAAAGATGCGGGGAATGAAGATGAAAAAACGCGCGTGCGTATGACTTTGCTAGAGTACGGTTGTGCGACTGCGGCGAGTACGAGTAATGAAAACCGTGCTGGTGCGACCGATGAG CATATCACTTGCTCGCCAACACATCGACTTGATGCTAGCGAACGCAATGCAATGCATAGGCACTACACTGAACTACAACAGGAAATGGAAACGGATGCCAAACAATTATCGGAACACAGTCAAATTAAAATGCTTGAAGCTTCGAAAGTGGCATTAGAACGTAAAGTTCAAAGTAATCTCAAAGAGAATGAAGAAATTGAGGCGGaattacaaaagcaaaagcaacaactgcaacaatatgtggaacaaaaacaacaattggaAGCTGAAATCGAACAGTATAAAGCAATTGAAGCGAAAGCGGATCCAGA GCTTGTTACTAAAGTGCACGATATGCTGAAACAGCATGACCAATTAAAAAAGGAGGAGGCGGAATTCAAAGAGTTCTGTCGCCAAGATTTGGCCAATTTACAAAAGGAGATTGA CGAACTGGAAGCCTTCAATGCACAAACACCGGAGGAACAAGAAGCTGCCATCTCAAAGGAGAAAGCACAAATACAGGAATTGAAGCTGCAGATAGCTAAAAAGAATCGTAGCATTGTGGTCATGCAGCGACGTTTAGATGCCATACCCGATCGTACGGAGCTAACACAGTATCAGCGACGGTTTCATGAGCTACACAATGAAA TGAGTGCCAAACACATAGAGACGAAGCAATACTACACGCTCTTCAACACGCTGAACGACAAGAAACGTTATCTCGAAAAAGAACTCTCACTACTCAATTCCATATGCGAAGCATACAATGAGGGCATGACGAGTGTGCAGGGACGTGAAGAGTTCATCAAGCAGTTCGAAGCGATTGTGACTGGCGTGAAGCAAACCGAACAGAAGGTGCGTCAGAAGTACAACGAGGAATGTGCACGACGTGATGCGCTCAACGCGGAGCTACAAAGTCTACTCGAGTTGCAGCGTCAGTATGCGGCCGCTGTAAAACAGCTGACCAAGGAGTGCCAACGTTGCGAGCAATTGCAACAGCATTTGAAGTCAATTCGGCAAAAGTAG
- the fidipidine gene encoding coiled-coil domain-containing protein 93 isoform X1: MASNRDIFSKHLPNVKLATRIDAEGREVQVERREDVDATAKEQETFDMLVAAGYYRARIKGLSPFDKVVGGMTWCIECCDYDVDVDLLFHENLTIGQKIVLVEKIVSVLPQMKCPFQIEPHQIQGLEFLSIHPVIQWLVKKSVENRAERAQRLKKFAIGQFHNHYQYKTDKEQLAKIRNASAHIKRIQELYNPVRAYQRKDAGNEDEKTRVRMTLLEYGCATAASTSNENRAGATDEFDVQKLLKNLSLTKEHITCSPTHRLDASERNAMHRHYTELQQEMETDAKQLSEHSQIKMLEASKVALERKVQSNLKENEEIEAELQKQKQQLQQYVEQKQQLEAEIEQYKAIEAKADPELVTKVHDMLKQHDQLKKEEAEFKEFCRQDLANLQKEIDELEAFNAQTPEEQEAAISKEKAQIQELKLQIAKKNRSIVVMQRRLDAIPDRTELTQYQRRFHELHNEMSAKHIETKQYYTLFNTLNDKKRYLEKELSLLNSICEAYNEGMTSVQGREEFIKQFEAIVTGVKQTEQKVRQKYNEECARRDALNAELQSLLELQRQYAAAVKQLTKECQRCEQLQQHLKSIRQK; encoded by the exons ATGGCGTCCAATCGTGATATATTCTCGAAACATTTGCCAAACGTGAAATTGGCCACACGTATTGATGCCGAAGGACGTGAAGTTCAG GTGGAGAGACGAGAAGATGTAGACGCTACAGCGAAGGAGCAAGAAACCTTTGATATGCTGGTGGCGGCTGGCTATTATCGGGCACGTATCAAAGGCTTATCGCCCTTTGATAAAGTGGTCGGTGGTATGACTTGGTGCATCGAATGCTGTGATTACGATGTTGATGTGGATTTATTGTTCCACGAAAACTTAACGATAGGCCAAAAAAT CGTACTCGTTGAAAAAATAGTGTCTGTCTTGCCACAAATGAAGTGTCCTTTTCAGATAGAACCACATCAAATACAAGGACTCGAATTTCTTAGCATACATCCGGTTATACAATGGCTGGTTAAAAAATCA GTTGAAAATCGTGCCGAGCGTGCACAACGACTGAAAAAGTTTGCCATCGGGCAATTCCACAATCACTACCAATATAAAACGGATAAAGAGCAGCTAGCGAAGATACGAAATGCTTCAGCGCATATTAAGCGTATTCAA GAACTTTATAACCCTGTACGGGCGTATCAACGCAAAGATGCGGGGAATGAAGATGAAAAAACGCGCGTGCGTATGACTTTGCTAGAGTACGGTTGTGCGACTGCGGCGAGTACGAGTAATGAAAACCGTGCTGGTGCGACCGATGAG TTCGATGTGCAGAAATTGCTAAAAAATCTTTCCTTAACAAAAGAg CATATCACTTGCTCGCCAACACATCGACTTGATGCTAGCGAACGCAATGCAATGCATAGGCACTACACTGAACTACAACAGGAAATGGAAACGGATGCCAAACAATTATCGGAACACAGTCAAATTAAAATGCTTGAAGCTTCGAAAGTGGCATTAGAACGTAAAGTTCAAAGTAATCTCAAAGAGAATGAAGAAATTGAGGCGGaattacaaaagcaaaagcaacaactgcaacaatatgtggaacaaaaacaacaattggaAGCTGAAATCGAACAGTATAAAGCAATTGAAGCGAAAGCGGATCCAGA GCTTGTTACTAAAGTGCACGATATGCTGAAACAGCATGACCAATTAAAAAAGGAGGAGGCGGAATTCAAAGAGTTCTGTCGCCAAGATTTGGCCAATTTACAAAAGGAGATTGA CGAACTGGAAGCCTTCAATGCACAAACACCGGAGGAACAAGAAGCTGCCATCTCAAAGGAGAAAGCACAAATACAGGAATTGAAGCTGCAGATAGCTAAAAAGAATCGTAGCATTGTGGTCATGCAGCGACGTTTAGATGCCATACCCGATCGTACGGAGCTAACACAGTATCAGCGACGGTTTCATGAGCTACACAATGAAA TGAGTGCCAAACACATAGAGACGAAGCAATACTACACGCTCTTCAACACGCTGAACGACAAGAAACGTTATCTCGAAAAAGAACTCTCACTACTCAATTCCATATGCGAAGCATACAATGAGGGCATGACGAGTGTGCAGGGACGTGAAGAGTTCATCAAGCAGTTCGAAGCGATTGTGACTGGCGTGAAGCAAACCGAACAGAAGGTGCGTCAGAAGTACAACGAGGAATGTGCACGACGTGATGCGCTCAACGCGGAGCTACAAAGTCTACTCGAGTTGCAGCGTCAGTATGCGGCCGCTGTAAAACAGCTGACCAAGGAGTGCCAACGTTGCGAGCAATTGCAACAGCATTTGAAGTCAATTCGGCAAAAGTAG